In a genomic window of Shouchella clausii:
- the rpsB gene encoding 30S ribosomal protein S2 has protein sequence MAVISMKQLLEAGVHFGHQTRRWNPKMDRYIFTERNGIYIIDLQKTVKKVETAYNFVRDLAADGGKILFVGTKKQAQDSVRDEAIRCGMFYINQRWLGGTLTNFETIQKRITRLKNLEKMQEDGTFDVLPKKEVILLKKEMDRLEKFLGGIKDMNGVPDALFVIDPRKERIAIAEAHKLNIPIVAIVDTNCDPDEIDYVIPGNDDAIRAVKLLTGKMADAVIEATAGESEEEVDVEEETTTA, from the coding sequence GTGGCAGTAATCTCCATGAAGCAATTGCTTGAAGCGGGTGTCCACTTTGGCCATCAAACACGCCGCTGGAACCCTAAAATGGATCGCTACATCTTCACAGAAAGAAACGGAATTTACATTATTGACTTGCAAAAAACGGTCAAAAAAGTCGAAACAGCGTACAACTTTGTTCGCGATCTTGCGGCTGATGGAGGGAAAATCCTTTTTGTCGGCACGAAAAAACAAGCGCAAGACTCTGTTCGCGACGAAGCAATCCGCTGCGGCATGTTCTACATTAACCAACGCTGGCTTGGCGGAACGCTTACAAACTTTGAGACGATTCAAAAGCGGATTACGCGCTTGAAAAACCTTGAAAAAATGCAAGAAGACGGCACTTTTGATGTGCTTCCAAAGAAAGAAGTCATCTTGCTGAAAAAAGAAATGGACCGTCTAGAAAAATTCTTAGGCGGAATTAAAGACATGAACGGCGTGCCGGATGCGTTGTTTGTTATCGACCCTCGTAAAGAGCGGATTGCAATTGCCGAAGCGCATAAATTAAACATTCCAATTGTAGCGATTGTCGATACAAACTGTGATCCTGACGAAATCGATTACGTCATCCCTGGTAACGATGATGCCATCCGCGCTGTAAAACTACTAACTGGCAAAATGGCTGACGCTGTGATTGAAGCGACAGCTGGTGAATCAGAAGAAGAAGTCGACGTTGAAGAAGAAACAACAACAGCGTAA
- the tsf gene encoding translation elongation factor Ts: MAVTASMVKELREKTGAGMMDCKKALVEVDGDMEKAIDYLREKGIAKAEKKADRVAAEGLASVVTEGNKAVILEVNSETDFVAKNENFQALVTELAEHILAEEPADVEAALAQPFKGGSETVQDHINTAIAKIGEKLSLRRFTVVEKEDADVFGSYLHMGGRIGVLTVIGSSSDQELAKDIAMHVAAINPTYISRDEVTKDVVDREREVLKQQALNEGKPENIVEKMVEGRLSKFFEQVCLLDQPFVKDGDQKVGKYVKSKQASVKSFVRYEVGEGIEKREDNFAEEVMSQVKK, encoded by the coding sequence ATGGCAGTAACAGCTAGTATGGTAAAAGAACTGCGCGAAAAAACAGGCGCAGGCATGATGGATTGTAAAAAAGCGCTTGTCGAAGTAGACGGAGACATGGAAAAAGCAATTGATTATCTTCGTGAAAAAGGCATTGCAAAAGCAGAGAAAAAAGCAGACCGTGTTGCCGCGGAAGGCCTTGCTTCTGTTGTGACAGAAGGAAACAAAGCCGTTATTCTTGAAGTGAACTCTGAAACGGATTTCGTTGCCAAAAACGAGAATTTCCAAGCGCTTGTAACAGAATTGGCTGAGCACATTTTGGCTGAAGAGCCTGCTGACGTAGAGGCAGCTCTTGCGCAACCATTCAAAGGCGGAAGCGAAACGGTGCAAGATCACATTAATACGGCAATTGCTAAAATCGGCGAGAAGCTTTCATTGCGCCGCTTTACAGTTGTGGAAAAAGAAGACGCTGACGTGTTTGGTTCTTACCTTCACATGGGTGGCCGCATTGGCGTACTAACGGTTATTGGCTCCTCTTCCGACCAAGAGTTGGCAAAAGACATTGCTATGCACGTGGCAGCGATCAACCCGACTTACATTTCACGCGATGAAGTGACAAAAGACGTTGTTGACCGTGAGCGGGAAGTGTTAAAGCAACAAGCCCTTAACGAAGGCAAGCCTGAAAACATTGTTGAAAAAATGGTCGAAGGCCGCCTAAGCAAGTTCTTTGAACAAGTCTGCTTGCTAGACCAGCCGTTTGTTAAAGATGGCGACCAAAAAGTCGGCAAATATGTGAAGAGCAAACAAGCTTCTGTTAAATCGTTTGTCCGCTATGAAGTTGGCGAAGGCATCGAAAAACGCGAAGACAACTTTGCGGAAGAAGTTATGTCGCAAGTGAAAAAGTAA